GAATTCAACAACTGGATGCCAATCAAATCAATGCAGCGGCACTCATCGATCCACTGACGGGAGAAATTGAGCAGGAAGACATCACGGAAATTGCAGAACTGCATCTATCTCAGACTGACAACCAGATTGAGCGGATCAAAACGCTAATCGCCAGTGCATTGCGAAACCGTGCTAGTGATATTCACCTCGCTCCATCCCCCAATGGGTTGCAGGTACGCTATCGCATCGACGGTATTTTGCGCCACGTTACCACACTGCCACCCGACATTAGCCGTAAGGTGATTGTCTCTCTTAAAGTGATGAGCGACATGGATATCGCAGAGAGTCGTCGTCCGCAAGATGGCAGGATTGGCGAACGTTACTTTGCGGAACAGGAGCAAGAACAGGGGTTAGATTTGCGGGTCAGTACGTTGCCTTGTGTCGGGGGTCGAAAGGGAGAACCCGCCGAAAAAGCAGTGCTGCGACTGTTGCGGCAACAAAACTCATTCACAACGATCGCTGACCTCGGTTTCTCAGAACGCACACGCCAGATCTATGAAGGATGGTTGCGAGAGCCGCAGGGAATGGTGATCTTCACAGGTCCCACCGGATCGGGCAAAACCAGCACGCTCTACACCAGTTTGCAGGCGATCGCCACGGAATCCGTCAACATTGTCACCGTAGAAGATCCGGTGGAATATGTGTTACCGGGGATTACTCAAACGCAGGTACATGAAGTCGCAGGCATGACCTTTGCGGCTGGATTGCGAGCCATTTTGCGGCAAGATCCCGACATCATCATGGTGGGGGAAATTCGCGATAACGAAACCGCAGAAACCGCTGTGCGAGCGGCACTCACCGGACATTTGGTGCTCACCACATTGCATACCAACGATGCGATCGGGGCAATTCCGCGTTTGAAAGATATTGGTCCCGATCCGGGATTAATC
The window above is part of the Oscillatoria sp. FACHB-1407 genome. Proteins encoded here:
- a CDS encoding GspE/PulE family protein yields the protein MVTSDMQANTVSLSAWQQLKRQQISCEQAIALLVNSQGRVNLDLLDREVSCRFLKRFPDKSVLPPVVPLILWQNCYYLGSPVTLLPEQIQQLGDRLSTAIEIIPISDKSYRHWCRIQQLDANQINAAALIDPLTGEIEQEDITEIAELHLSQTDNQIERIKTLIASALRNRASDIHLAPSPNGLQVRYRIDGILRHVTTLPPDISRKVIVSLKVMSDMDIAESRRPQDGRIGERYFAEQEQEQGLDLRVSTLPCVGGRKGEPAEKAVLRLLRQQNSFTTIADLGFSERTRQIYEGWLREPQGMVIFTGPTGSGKTSTLYTSLQAIATESVNIVTVEDPVEYVLPGITQTQVHEVAGMTFAAGLRAILRQDPDIIMVGEIRDNETAETAVRAALTGHLVLTTLHTNDAIGAIPRLKDIGPDPGLISDALLGIVAQRLVRKVCPHCTEPYSPTSSDLKLLGIKLDEANPTAWRKGKGCPQCFQSGYLGREAIIELLNVDDTVRHIIYEGTMTQLHRYLHEIQFDSFRVGAIAKVTSGITTIEEVQRVLPHSSLARKLGSPVGAIRLPNAV